The Pseudodesulfovibrio sediminis genome includes the window CCAGATACCGCCGAAGATGCGGTTCATGTCCACCAGATGTACATTGTTCAGCTCCCGCTGCCATACCCGGAAATGGGCCGGAGCCTCGCGGGAGAGCGCATGCCATTCCATCAGATAGGAATACGGGTCCGGGCCGAATGCCGGGAAATGGTGCAGCCGCGAAACCACCACAATGGGCACGTCGGAGAACCGGCTGCGGACAGTGGCCAGATATTCGCCATATCGCTTGAGGTACGTGGCCGGGTTGGGCTTGAACATGCCGCACTCGGCCTTGATCCACGCCTCCAGTTCAGGCTTGCCGAACCAGGCTGTGGGGTCCATGAAAAAGACGTACTTGTCGCGGTGATGGACAAAGAGCGGGACATTCTCGTGGAACAGGCTCATGATAATACATTCGGGAGGCGCTTCGTCCCGGGAAATCATGCAGAACTGATTGTCGAGGCTGCGGTCATGGAAGAAGGTGTCCAATCGGTGCTTTTGGGCCAGCTTGTTCAACTCGGCAGGGATGGCCCCCGGGTGACTGGAGTAGGTGAGCGGCGAGGCGAGTACGCGATAGCGTACGTCGTGTCCGTGGTCAGCCATGGCCCGCGAGAGGAAATCCATTTGACAGTTGCCGAGAAAATACAGCATTTTGTTCCTTGTACTTCGTTGTGTATCACCGTGATAGACCTTCATTACCCGTCAAGGCTCCCATGCGCAAACTGACTGTCGAAACCTTTGTACTCGGCCCGGACGAGACCAACTGCTACCTGCTCAGCGCCGAGGGCAAGGCGATCGTCATTGACGTGGGTATCGACCCGACCCGGCTTATTGACCGGATCGACGAGCTGGGGCTGGAGCTGGAAGCCATCTACCTGACCCATTTTCATGTGGATCATATCGGCGGGGTCAAGGAAGTCCTTGAGAGGTTCACTGTCCCTGTTTTTGCCAATGACAATGATGAATTCCTCAAGGAGCTGTCGCTGGAGGCCATGGGGCTCCGTGAACTGATGGAGTATATCGACTTCGAGTACACGGTCATCATGCCCGGCAGGCGAAAGGTGCTCGGTCAGGACATGCTCGTGCTGGACACGCCGGGGCACACACCCGGCAGCCTGAGTTATTTTTTCCCGGCAGCAGGGTGCGCCTTTGTGGGGGATCTTATCTTCATGATCGCCGTGGGGCGGACAGATCTGCCGCGCGGCAGCTCTTCGGAGCTTCTCGCCTCCATCCGCTCCCGCATCTTCATTTTGCCCGACGATACCCGCCTGTATTCCGGGCACGGTCCCATGACCACCGTGGTTCACGAGAAAGAGAACAATCCGCATTTTATTATATGATGAACTTTGGTGCGGTTCCTTCTTGCGCAAAAAACGGTGAATCTGATACCGCATAAGGTATGAAAAGAATACCAGCCTTGCAGTGTCTCGTCCTTCTGCTCTTGATTCTCATGACCGTTCCCTGCCTTGCAGCAGAGGAGGAACCCTCCGAATTCGGCACGCTCACCGGGCAGGCGCGCATGTATTATTTCACCCAGCGCAACAAGACCACCGGGGAGGATTTCGACAACATCCGCGAGTCTCTGGCCGTGGGTGGCTTCCTGAAATATGAGACACCCTGGCTGGCCGAGTACTTCGGTGCCGGGGTCGCCGGATACACGACCATACCCTTTCTTGACATGTTCAACGAACGGGATGAAGGCGGCACCGGGCTTCTCTCTTCCACCAATCAGGGCTTCATCGCCCTGGGCGAGGCCTACTTCAAGGCGCGGTACTCCCAGACCGAAGGGCGTATTTGGCGTCAACGCATAGAGACGCCGTTCATCAACGGCAATGACAGCCGCATGGTTCCACAGACATTTGAGGCGTATGGCGTGAAGTCTTCGGATATCGAAGATGTAGAACTCAGTGTTTACTGGGTGGACAAGGAAAAGGCGCGTGACACCGAACTCTTTGTGTCCATGTCGGAGATGGCCGGATTGCAGGGGACCAGCACCGGCGTATTCATGGTCGGCGCTGACTGGCAGGCCATGGAAAATCTGCCGACACGGTTTTGGAATTATTACGCCCCTGACATGGACAATACGTTTTTTGCTCAGCTCAAATACACCTTCGGGGAAGCCGAAGCAGTGCACTACGGCATTCTGTTTCAGGGAGTTGACCAGCGGAGTGTGGGGGATGAACGGCGCGGGGAATACAACACCGGAGAAGCGGGGGTTCTCGGGACAGTCGGTTTCGCCGGATGGACGTTTGATGTCGGCGGCACTGTTGTGGATAACTCCGCCGGTATCAGAAACTCCTGGGGAACCTATCCCTTCTTCAACAACATGATGAGCTATGCCTTCAACCGCGCCGGGGAAAAAGCGCTGCTGTTCGGCGTTGCCTATGACTTCGAGCGTCTTGGTGCCAAAGGGTTTACGGTCAATATCAAGACCGGCTTCGGGTATACCCCGGATTCCGGGCGCAGTGCCTCCTTTGATCGCAACGAGTATAATCTGAATCTGGGGTACCAGTTTGATGGCGATCTGAAAGGATTATCCATCCAGAACCGTTGGTCCTATCAGGATGCGGACAATGATTTTGGCGGCACGGACGGGTATCAGGTCAGGTTGCGGCTTCAGTATAATTTTCAGCTTATGTAGATTGGGTAATTTCAACATGTTGCCTCTGCAATTGTGTTGTTTGCAGGGGCTTCCTTTGAGGAAGCACAAATTAAACGGGTGTTTATCAGAAACCCCTTTTTCTTATTCGATTTTTCTTCTATGATTCTATGTACGGCTTGCTTCATAAACCTGTAGGAATTGAAAATATGGCACAAGAAACCGTCTCTACTGAGCGGGAGATTCACGTTGCTCCCGAGACTCTTGATGCAGCCAAGGCGCTGCTTACCAGGCGTTTCAAATATATTCACAAACCAGATGACTCCATAAAACAGCTGGCTCGGCTCGGTGCCGATCGGGTTGCCGTTGACATGACCCTGCACCCCGAGAAATACCAGTCCGCTCAATCAGAACAAGAGCTGCCTGCCGTAACCCCGCTGGACCCTCTGGACATCCTGCGTCAGGACCAGCAGCTTCCGGCATTGCCGCAGGTCTTTCTGGAGCTGCAGCAGGCCATCAGCGGCAAGGCGACATCGGCTGACGATCTGGCTGCCATAATCAGTCAGGACCCCGGCCTGACCGCCTTTCTGCTGCGTATGGTCAACTCCGCATTTTATTCGTTGCCCATGCAGATCGACACCATCTCGCGTGCCGTCACCGTGGTGGGGGTGAACCAGCTCTCCACCCTGGCCGTGGGAACCTCGGTCATGAGTCTGTTCAAGGACGTGCCAGAGGATGTGCTTGATATGGAGCAGTTCTGGAAACACTCCGTTGCCTGCGGACTCATTGCGCGCAGATTGTGTCGCATCACCGGCAAGGGGGACCCTGAGCGCGCGTTTGTGTCCGGTCTGCTGCATGACATCGGACAGCTCATCCTGCTTCAGGCTGAGCCGGACCGGGCCACAGCCGTTTATGCCCATTCACGGGCGACCGATGTGCTTCTTTATGAGACCGAGAAAAAACTGCTGGGATTTGATCACGCCACCCTGGGCGGCATGCTGTTGCGCAAGTGGAATTTTCCGTTCGTGCTGGTTGCCGCCGTTTTGGAGCATCATCAGCCCAAGGCGAACCAGAAAGAAGAGGAGCCGGGGCTGGTCCACTGTGCCGAGACCATTGCCACGGGGCTGGGGATCGGCTCCAGCGGCGAGCATTTCATCCAGCCCCCGGACAAGGCCATCTGGGATTCCATGGAGTTCACGTCGGAGCGTATGGACCACATGGTCGAGGACCTGGACGAGGAACTCATGGAGGCCTTTGAAATCCTTTTGGATGGATAAGTTCGGTGAAACCGTTTTCACGAGCCGCCTGTTCTGTGTTGAACAGGCGGCTTTTTCCGTTTTTGAGCCCCGGCCCATTTGACACTTGCGGCCCAAAGCTTTACTTCTCAGCGTCCTATATAAATTAATGGAGGCATACGACATGCGTGAAAAAGTCGAACAGGTCTTGGATAAGGTTCGCCCCATGCTTGAAGCCGACGGCGGCAACGTGGAACTGGTCAATATCACCGATTCCGGCGTGGTGCAGGTTCGGCTTGTGGGCGCCTGCAAAGGGTGCCCGATGTCCCAGATGACCCTGAAGAACGGCATCGAGCGGATCGTTCTCAAGGAAATCCCGGAAGTGAAGGCTGTCGAGGCTGTGCAGGAGTAGCACCTCCACCTGCCAAGAATAGAGTGTAAGGAGATATATAATGGCAAAGATTGTTTCTCGGTTTGCGCCGAGCCCGACCGGGTATCTGCATATTGGTGGCGCACGCACGGCGTTGTTTTCCTGGCTGCTGGCCAAGTCGTCCGGCGGTGAATTTTGTCTTCGCATCGAAGACACGGACCGTGAACGGTCAACCCAGGATGCCACGGATGCCATTATTGATTCCATGAAATGGCTTGGCCTTGAACATGATGGCGAAATCGTGTTCCAGTCTTCCCGCATGGATCGGCATAATGAAGTTATCGATCAGCTCATCGAGAACGGACACGCCTACTACTGCCAATGCTCCAAGGAAGACGTGGACGCCATGCGCGAAAAGGCCATGAAAGAAGGCCGCAAGCCCAAATATGACGGCACTTGTCGTGAGAATGGGTTGACCGAAGGCGTGGTTCGTCTCAAGGCACCGCAGGAAGGGGCCACCGGGTTCACTGATATGGTCAAGGGACCCATCACCATCGAGAACACCGAGATGGATGACATGATCCTTCGCCGTACGGATGGAACACCCACCTACAACCTGGCCGTGGTGGTCGATGACCATGACATGGGCGTGAACACTGTCCTGCGTGGCGATGACCATGTGAACAACACCCCGCGTCAGATTCTTATCTACCGTGCCATGGGGTGGGATGTGCCGCAGTTCGGTCATGTTCCCATGATCCTCGGCCCGGACAAGAAAAAGCTTTCCAAGCGTCACGGTGCGCTGTCGGTCATGGAATATGAAAAGATGGGCTATCTGCCCGAGGCCGTGACCAACTATCTGGCCCGTCTGGGTTGGTCCCATGGCGATCAGGAACTGTTCACCATGGAGGAGATGCAGGCGCTGTTCTCCACCGACAACCTTGGTAACTCGCCGTCCGTATTCGATCTGACCAAGTTCGAGTGGGTCAACGGCCAGTACATGCAGAAGGCTGATCCCAACCGTATTGCTGACATGCTGTGTGATTTTTATGCCCGCGAAGTTGGAGCCGAAGAAG containing:
- a CDS encoding MBL fold metallo-hydrolase — translated: MRKLTVETFVLGPDETNCYLLSAEGKAIVIDVGIDPTRLIDRIDELGLELEAIYLTHFHVDHIGGVKEVLERFTVPVFANDNDEFLKELSLEAMGLRELMEYIDFEYTVIMPGRRKVLGQDMLVLDTPGHTPGSLSYFFPAAGCAFVGDLIFMIAVGRTDLPRGSSSELLASIRSRIFILPDDTRLYSGHGPMTTVVHEKENNPHFII
- the gltX gene encoding glutamate--tRNA ligase, whose product is MAKIVSRFAPSPTGYLHIGGARTALFSWLLAKSSGGEFCLRIEDTDRERSTQDATDAIIDSMKWLGLEHDGEIVFQSSRMDRHNEVIDQLIENGHAYYCQCSKEDVDAMREKAMKEGRKPKYDGTCRENGLTEGVVRLKAPQEGATGFTDMVKGPITIENTEMDDMILRRTDGTPTYNLAVVVDDHDMGVNTVLRGDDHVNNTPRQILIYRAMGWDVPQFGHVPMILGPDKKKLSKRHGALSVMEYEKMGYLPEAVTNYLARLGWSHGDQELFTMEEMQALFSTDNLGNSPSVFDLTKFEWVNGQYMQKADPNRIADMLCDFYAREVGAEEAAKVEKETFAAVVPLLQPRAKSVIDMLEQARPFIADAAALPYDEKAVAKFLTEETKAYLEEIAGRIEALDEYTEQTLEDLHRQFLEDKDIKFKVIAQPIRVAIMGKTQSPGLFETMLVLGKEQTLARMKRALTL
- a CDS encoding NifU family protein, with protein sequence MREKVEQVLDKVRPMLEADGGNVELVNITDSGVVQVRLVGACKGCPMSQMTLKNGIERIVLKEIPEVKAVEAVQE
- a CDS encoding HDOD domain-containing protein: MAQETVSTEREIHVAPETLDAAKALLTRRFKYIHKPDDSIKQLARLGADRVAVDMTLHPEKYQSAQSEQELPAVTPLDPLDILRQDQQLPALPQVFLELQQAISGKATSADDLAAIISQDPGLTAFLLRMVNSAFYSLPMQIDTISRAVTVVGVNQLSTLAVGTSVMSLFKDVPEDVLDMEQFWKHSVACGLIARRLCRITGKGDPERAFVSGLLHDIGQLILLQAEPDRATAVYAHSRATDVLLYETEKKLLGFDHATLGGMLLRKWNFPFVLVAAVLEHHQPKANQKEEEPGLVHCAETIATGLGIGSSGEHFIQPPDKAIWDSMEFTSERMDHMVEDLDEELMEAFEILLDG
- a CDS encoding OprD family outer membrane porin, coding for MKRIPALQCLVLLLLILMTVPCLAAEEEPSEFGTLTGQARMYYFTQRNKTTGEDFDNIRESLAVGGFLKYETPWLAEYFGAGVAGYTTIPFLDMFNERDEGGTGLLSSTNQGFIALGEAYFKARYSQTEGRIWRQRIETPFINGNDSRMVPQTFEAYGVKSSDIEDVELSVYWVDKEKARDTELFVSMSEMAGLQGTSTGVFMVGADWQAMENLPTRFWNYYAPDMDNTFFAQLKYTFGEAEAVHYGILFQGVDQRSVGDERRGEYNTGEAGVLGTVGFAGWTFDVGGTVVDNSAGIRNSWGTYPFFNNMMSYAFNRAGEKALLFGVAYDFERLGAKGFTVNIKTGFGYTPDSGRSASFDRNEYNLNLGYQFDGDLKGLSIQNRWSYQDADNDFGGTDGYQVRLRLQYNFQLM
- a CDS encoding SGNH/GDSL hydrolase family protein; the protein is MLYFLGNCQMDFLSRAMADHGHDVRYRVLASPLTYSSHPGAIPAELNKLAQKHRLDTFFHDRSLDNQFCMISRDEAPPECIIMSLFHENVPLFVHHRDKYVFFMDPTAWFGKPELEAWIKAECGMFKPNPATYLKRYGEYLATVRSRFSDVPIVVVSRLHHFPAFGPDPYSYLMEWHALSREAPAHFRVWQRELNNVHLVDMNRIFGGIWAEGEQRIEAHCPFLKIKLEEENDRVVGLHASRDVEHIGSMWPRLARTVSTFLDSGEISYAETETIPRAWSRPWQPSRFDESGMLEKLASGGNYLWAETVAGFFLDLQSDYTPLLARMGHLMPVCHNTLHMIKAYGRIFKNPELTQWCDAHRKTAEQFTANGPTYQADYLRRLDAIKAFALN